A section of the Pseudomonas lini genome encodes:
- a CDS encoding sigma-70 family RNA polymerase sigma factor yields MLENYYRELVCFLNAKLGNRQVAEDVVHDAYLRVLERSSETPIEQPRAFLYRTALNLVIDDHRRNALRQVESLDVLDSEERYFTPSPHNSLDHGQRLDMLQRALAELPRLCRESFLLRKIDGLSHPEIAEQLGISRALVEKHIVNAMKHCRVRMRQWDAH; encoded by the coding sequence ATGTTGGAAAACTACTATCGCGAGCTGGTGTGTTTCCTGAACGCCAAGCTAGGCAACCGTCAGGTGGCCGAAGATGTGGTGCATGACGCTTATCTGCGGGTGCTGGAGCGTTCCAGTGAGACGCCGATCGAACAACCCCGGGCGTTTCTTTATCGCACCGCGCTCAATCTGGTGATCGACGACCACCGACGCAATGCCTTGCGGCAGGTCGAATCCCTGGACGTGCTCGACAGCGAAGAGCGCTATTTCACGCCATCCCCCCACAACAGCCTCGATCACGGTCAGCGTCTGGACATGCTCCAGCGCGCGCTGGCGGAGTTGCCACGCCTGTGTCGCGAGAGTTTTCTTTTGCGCAAGATCGATGGCTTGTCGCACCCGGAAATCGCCGAGCAGCTGGGTATTTCCCGGGCGCTGGTAGAAAAGCACATCGTCAATGCGATGAAGCATTGCCGGGTGCGAATGCGCCAGTGGGACGCCCATTGA
- a CDS encoding efflux RND transporter periplasmic adaptor subunit yields MKRPRPTRRALFVALCLIPAVAVAAWQVIPPGREKLATAAVTRADIENSVTALGTLQPRRYVDVGAQASGQIQKIHVEAGDQIKEGQLLVEIDPSTQKAKLDAGRFSIDNLKAQLQEQRAQHDLAQQKYQRQQNLKAGGATREEDVQTARAEVRATQARIDRFQAQIRQAQASLRSDEAELGYTRIYAPMSGTVVAVGAREGQTLNAQQQTPLILRIARLSPMTVWAEVSEADIGQVKPGMTAWFTTLSGGNRRWSSTVRQILPVPPRPLEQTQGSPTSGRSGSERVVLYTVLLDVDNADNALMTDMTAQVFFVAQQAQNALTVPTTALQNGTAADRQVAQVVAANGEVQRREVRTGISDRLRTQILDGLTEGDHVLSAPLTGSGG; encoded by the coding sequence ATGAAACGTCCCCGCCCCACCCGACGCGCCCTGTTTGTCGCTCTGTGCCTGATCCCCGCCGTGGCCGTGGCTGCCTGGCAAGTGATCCCGCCGGGGCGTGAGAAACTTGCCACCGCCGCCGTGACCCGCGCCGATATCGAAAACAGCGTGACCGCCCTCGGCACCCTGCAACCGCGACGCTACGTCGACGTCGGCGCCCAGGCGTCCGGGCAGATCCAGAAGATTCATGTCGAGGCCGGCGATCAGATCAAGGAAGGCCAATTGCTGGTGGAGATCGATCCCTCTACCCAGAAAGCCAAACTCGACGCCGGGCGCTTTTCCATCGACAACCTCAAGGCCCAGTTGCAAGAGCAGCGCGCCCAGCACGACCTGGCGCAGCAAAAGTATCAGCGCCAGCAGAACCTCAAGGCCGGCGGCGCGACCCGCGAAGAAGATGTGCAAACCGCCCGCGCCGAAGTCCGGGCGACCCAAGCGCGCATCGACAGGTTCCAGGCGCAGATTCGTCAAGCCCAGGCCAGTTTGCGCAGCGACGAAGCGGAGCTGGGTTACACACGGATCTACGCGCCGATGTCCGGCACAGTGGTCGCCGTCGGCGCCCGAGAAGGCCAGACGCTCAACGCCCAACAACAGACGCCGCTGATATTGCGCATCGCCCGGTTGTCACCGATGACCGTATGGGCCGAGGTTTCGGAGGCCGATATCGGCCAGGTCAAACCCGGCATGACCGCCTGGTTCACCACGCTCAGCGGTGGCAACCGGCGCTGGAGCAGCACCGTGCGGCAGATTTTGCCAGTGCCGCCGCGCCCGCTCGAACAGACGCAGGGCAGCCCCACCAGCGGTCGCAGCGGCAGCGAACGGGTGGTGCTCTACACCGTGTTGCTGGATGTCGACAACGCCGACAACGCCTTGATGACCGACATGACCGCCCAGGTATTTTTCGTCGCCCAGCAGGCGCAGAACGCGCTGACGGTACCCACCACGGCCCTGCAAAACGGCACCGCGGCGGATCGCCAAGTGGCGCAAGTGGTGGCCGCCAACGGCGAGGTTCAGCGCCGCGAGGTTCGCACCGGAATCAGCGATCGGTTACGCACGCAGATTCTCGACGGGCTGACGGAAGGCGATCACGTGCTGAGCGCTCCGCTCACCGGCAGCGGAGGCTGA
- a CDS encoding MacB family efflux pump subunit, with protein sequence MQTPLIDLRQIRKAYGGGDSPLVEVLRGIDLSIHAGEFVAIVGASGSGKSTLMNILGCLDRPTSGDYLFAGENVAGLGSDELAWLRREAFGFVFQGYHLIPSGSAQENVEMPAIYAGTPADERHARAAALLERLGLGSRTGNRPHQLSGGQQQRVSIARALMNGGHIILADEPTGALDSHSGAEVMTLLDELASQGHVVILITHDREVARRANRVIEIRDGLIISDTATHPSDAPRTARPGALQAVDLRQRLSAGSEPNGAWKGELLDAVQAAWRVMWINRFRTALTLLGIVIGVASVVVMLAVGEGSKRQVMAQMGAFGSNIIYLSGAAPNPRTPPGIITLDDVAALANLPQVQRIMPVNGSTAGVRFGNADHTAYVGGNDTNFPSIFNWPVVQGSYFTQADEDSAAAVAVIGHKVREKLFKDLSDPIGQYILIENVPFQVLGVLAEKGSSSGDSDSDNRIAVPYSAASVRLFGSRNPEYVVIAAKDARKVKEAEQAIEQTMLREHKGKRDFELTNNAAMIQAEARTQGTLSLMLGSIAAISLLVGGIGVMNIMLMTVRERTREIGIRMATGARQRDILRQFLTEAVMLSVVGGVAGIGLALLVGGVLLLSNVAVAFQLIAVLGAFGCALVTGVIFGFMPARKAARLDPVTALTSE encoded by the coding sequence ATGCAAACGCCCCTGATTGACCTGCGACAGATCCGCAAAGCCTACGGCGGTGGCGACAGCCCCTTGGTGGAGGTGCTGCGCGGTATCGACCTGTCGATCCATGCCGGCGAATTTGTCGCCATCGTCGGCGCTTCCGGCTCCGGCAAATCGACCCTGATGAACATCCTCGGCTGCCTCGACCGCCCCACCAGCGGCGACTACCTGTTCGCCGGGGAAAACGTCGCAGGCCTGGGCAGTGATGAACTGGCGTGGCTACGGCGCGAGGCCTTCGGCTTCGTGTTTCAGGGTTACCACCTGATCCCGTCCGGATCGGCCCAGGAAAACGTCGAGATGCCAGCCATCTATGCCGGCACTCCGGCGGACGAACGCCATGCCCGCGCGGCGGCCCTGCTCGAACGTCTCGGCCTGGGTTCGCGCACCGGCAACCGTCCGCATCAGCTCTCCGGTGGCCAGCAACAACGAGTGTCGATCGCCCGCGCCTTGATGAACGGCGGCCACATCATTCTCGCCGACGAACCCACCGGCGCCCTCGACAGCCACAGCGGCGCCGAAGTCATGACCCTGCTCGATGAACTGGCCAGCCAGGGGCATGTGGTGATCCTGATCACCCACGACCGCGAAGTGGCCAGACGCGCCAACCGGGTCATCGAAATCCGCGACGGCTTGATTATCAGCGACACCGCCACACATCCTTCGGATGCCCCGCGCACGGCCCGTCCCGGCGCACTGCAAGCCGTAGACCTGCGCCAGCGCCTGAGTGCCGGCAGCGAGCCCAATGGCGCCTGGAAGGGCGAACTGCTGGACGCGGTTCAGGCGGCCTGGCGCGTGATGTGGATCAACCGCTTCCGCACCGCCCTGACGCTACTGGGGATTGTCATTGGCGTCGCGTCGGTGGTGGTGATGCTGGCGGTGGGCGAAGGCAGCAAGCGGCAAGTAATGGCGCAGATGGGCGCCTTCGGCTCCAACATCATTTACCTCAGCGGCGCCGCGCCCAATCCGCGTACGCCGCCCGGGATCATTACCCTCGACGACGTCGCCGCGCTCGCCAACCTGCCTCAGGTGCAGCGGATCATGCCGGTCAACGGCTCGACGGCCGGCGTGCGTTTCGGCAACGCCGATCACACCGCCTATGTGGGCGGCAACGACACCAACTTCCCGAGCATTTTCAATTGGCCGGTGGTTCAAGGCAGCTATTTCACCCAGGCCGATGAAGACAGCGCCGCCGCGGTCGCGGTGATCGGCCACAAGGTCCGGGAGAAGCTGTTCAAAGACCTGAGCGACCCGATCGGCCAGTACATCCTGATCGAAAACGTACCGTTTCAGGTGCTCGGCGTGCTGGCCGAAAAAGGCTCCAGTTCCGGCGACTCCGACAGCGACAACCGCATTGCCGTGCCCTACTCGGCAGCCAGCGTGCGTCTGTTTGGCAGTCGCAACCCCGAGTATGTGGTGATCGCCGCCAAGGATGCGCGCAAGGTCAAGGAGGCCGAGCAGGCAATCGAACAAACGATGCTGCGCGAGCACAAGGGCAAGCGCGATTTCGAGCTGACCAACAACGCCGCGATGATCCAGGCCGAGGCTCGCACCCAGGGCACGCTGTCATTGATGCTCGGTTCGATTGCGGCGATTTCGCTGCTGGTCGGCGGCATTGGCGTCATGAACATCATGCTGATGACGGTGCGCGAACGCACCCGGGAAATCGGTATTCGCATGGCCACCGGCGCCCGTCAGCGCGACATCCTGCGCCAGTTTCTCACCGAGGCGGTGATGCTTTCTGTGGTCGGCGGTGTCGCCGGGATCGGTCTGGCGCTGTTGGTCGGTGGCGTGCTGCTGCTGAGCAATGTCGCGGTCGCGTTCCAGTTGATCGCCGTGCTCGGCGCCTTCGGCTGCGCCCTGGTCACCGGTGTCATCTTCGGCTTCATGCCTGCCCGCAAGGCTGCCCGGCTCGATCCGGTCACGGCCCTTACCAGTGAATGA
- a CDS encoding efflux transporter outer membrane subunit, which produces MKVPLTLLAASLLLAACSNPAPRPDSGLQPPAAWQSPNTAAAAHSNRQWWMQFGSPQLNRLIDQASVGSHDLAAAVARVQQAQASATIAGAPLLPELKAGLNANRQRLLHGKGYSQLDVSPDNRSLNYYDAELSASYEIDFWGGKRAARDSALLGLQASEFDRATVELTLQSGVANSYTQALSLREQQRIAELNLANAQSVLRLVQTRYDAGSATALELAQQKSLVAEQQRKLPLVQQQAREARITLAALLGQPVQALTLAEQPFDQLHWPQIASGVPSELLSRRPDIASAEAKLAAAQADVTVARAAMLPTLTLTASLGTGADLASDLLRTTFYNLSSGLVAPVFNNGHLSASRDKATARQQELLETYRGAIINGFADVEKALNSIHGLDEQRQWQGEELSQAQTAFDIAQSRYQAGAEDLLTVLQTQRTLYAAQDMNVQLRLSRLQASIALYKALGGGWQVL; this is translated from the coding sequence ATGAAAGTGCCCCTGACCCTTCTGGCCGCCAGCCTGTTGCTGGCCGCCTGCAGCAACCCTGCGCCGCGCCCCGACAGCGGCCTGCAACCACCCGCCGCCTGGCAATCGCCGAACACCGCGGCCGCAGCACACAGCAATCGGCAATGGTGGATGCAGTTCGGCAGCCCACAACTGAATCGCCTGATCGACCAGGCCAGCGTGGGCAGCCATGACCTGGCTGCCGCCGTCGCCCGGGTGCAGCAGGCCCAGGCCAGCGCCACCATCGCCGGCGCCCCGCTGCTGCCCGAACTCAAGGCTGGCCTCAACGCCAATCGCCAACGCTTGCTGCATGGCAAGGGCTACAGCCAACTGGACGTCAGCCCCGATAATCGCTCGCTGAATTATTACGATGCGGAACTGAGCGCCAGTTACGAAATCGATTTCTGGGGCGGCAAACGGGCGGCCCGGGACAGCGCCCTGCTCGGCTTGCAGGCCAGCGAGTTCGACCGGGCCACCGTGGAACTGACCTTGCAAAGCGGCGTGGCCAACAGCTACACCCAGGCCTTGTCATTGCGTGAACAGCAACGGATCGCCGAGCTGAACCTGGCCAACGCCCAAAGCGTTTTGCGATTGGTGCAGACCCGCTACGACGCCGGCAGCGCCACCGCACTGGAACTGGCTCAGCAAAAAAGCCTGGTGGCCGAGCAGCAACGCAAACTGCCGCTGGTGCAGCAACAGGCCCGGGAAGCGCGGATCACCCTCGCCGCCCTGCTCGGCCAACCGGTGCAGGCACTGACGCTGGCGGAACAGCCGTTCGATCAATTGCATTGGCCGCAGATTGCCAGCGGCGTGCCCAGTGAGTTGTTGAGCCGCCGCCCGGACATCGCCAGCGCCGAAGCCAAACTTGCCGCCGCCCAGGCCGATGTGACCGTCGCCCGCGCGGCGATGCTGCCCACCCTGACGCTCACCGCCAGCCTGGGCACTGGCGCCGACCTGGCTTCAGATCTGTTGCGCACGACTTTTTACAACCTGTCCTCGGGGCTGGTGGCGCCGGTCTTCAACAATGGTCACCTCAGTGCCTCCCGCGACAAAGCCACGGCGCGTCAACAGGAACTGCTGGAAACCTATCGAGGGGCAATCATCAATGGCTTCGCCGATGTGGAAAAAGCCCTCAACAGCATTCATGGGCTGGACGAACAACGTCAGTGGCAAGGGGAAGAATTGAGCCAGGCGCAGACCGCTTTCGACATCGCCCAGAGCCGCTACCAGGCCGGCGCCGAAGACCTGCTCACGGTGCTGCAAACCCAGCGCACGCTGTATGCCGCCCAGGATATGAATGTGCAGCTGAGATTGTCGCGGTTGCAGGCCAGTATTGCGCTGTACAAGGCGTTGGGTGGGGGGTGGCAAGTCCTTTAG
- a CDS encoding PvdJ/PvdD/PvdP-like protein, protein MTISRRWFMAGLALTGAAVPAAFYTHRELTREKEPITPGEATVDLASTAGQQLADSLRGVWDIRFVGSDAGLDGLPQDGLELFLDIAHRGRGLRGCLDTGTHLRGEGQPCYQVIGDLAPAKGAELYWRLMRTDAPLVAPVYEFKAKLDEVWAAFGNAGSGTFSGQVLSLNRPLGLPELDNRFIAIKRRFPEARERTALNPAFLAWLVSPEHRLFHQLWHASRDKWHKLSEKKREALRGIGWQPGPRDKERDARGPRKDRNGSGIDFFYMHRHMLGIARSMQDLPSWPAFPLPQPELERDRQGFARYFDNHDGNALPPTWLTEGDDEYTKWVSDIKAAETYHSNFQVWESQYRDPRYLSKLTLGQFGSEVELGLHDWLHMRWASVARDPSNEIPVPMARDQADFAARWYAPENDFLGDPFSSHVNPVFWRFHGWIDDRIEDWFRAHERFHPGELSRLEVNGVPWFAPGRWVEVGDPWLGPDTHGCSTTPGLQTGRSVEMDPETMKLALRITFGDEDSMSDLLRKVPRRPWYARHLKVKGWPV, encoded by the coding sequence ATGACGATTTCTCGACGCTGGTTCATGGCGGGCCTGGCGCTCACGGGCGCTGCGGTGCCTGCCGCTTTTTATACACATCGTGAGCTGACCCGGGAAAAGGAACCGATCACGCCGGGGGAGGCCACGGTCGACCTGGCGAGCACCGCCGGGCAGCAACTGGCCGACAGCTTGCGCGGAGTCTGGGACATTCGTTTTGTCGGCAGCGATGCCGGGCTTGATGGCTTGCCGCAGGACGGGCTGGAGCTGTTTCTCGACATCGCTCATCGCGGGCGCGGGTTGCGCGGTTGCCTGGACACCGGCACTCACCTGCGTGGGGAAGGCCAGCCGTGCTATCAGGTCATCGGCGATCTGGCGCCGGCCAAGGGCGCCGAACTGTACTGGCGGCTGATGCGCACCGACGCCCCGCTGGTGGCGCCGGTGTATGAGTTCAAGGCAAAACTCGACGAAGTCTGGGCCGCTTTCGGCAACGCCGGCAGCGGCACGTTCAGCGGCCAGGTACTGAGCCTGAATCGCCCGTTGGGTTTGCCCGAACTCGACAACCGCTTTATTGCCATCAAGCGCCGGTTTCCCGAAGCGCGGGAGCGAACCGCCCTCAACCCGGCGTTTCTGGCGTGGCTGGTGTCCCCCGAGCATCGATTGTTTCATCAGCTCTGGCACGCGTCCCGGGACAAATGGCACAAGCTCTCGGAGAAAAAACGCGAGGCGTTGCGCGGTATCGGCTGGCAACCCGGCCCACGGGATAAGGAGCGTGATGCCCGCGGGCCGCGCAAGGACCGCAACGGTTCGGGCATCGATTTTTTCTACATGCACCGGCACATGCTCGGCATCGCCCGGTCCATGCAGGATTTGCCTTCATGGCCGGCGTTCCCCTTGCCGCAGCCGGAACTCGAGCGTGATCGCCAGGGCTTCGCGCGCTATTTCGACAATCACGATGGCAATGCCTTGCCGCCCACCTGGTTGACCGAGGGCGATGACGAATACACCAAGTGGGTCAGTGACATCAAAGCGGCAGAGACCTATCACAGCAACTTCCAGGTCTGGGAGTCGCAATACCGGGATCCGCGTTACCTGTCGAAACTGACCCTCGGACAGTTCGGCTCGGAGGTCGAGTTGGGCCTGCACGACTGGCTGCACATGCGCTGGGCGTCGGTGGCTCGGGACCCGTCCAACGAGATACCGGTGCCGATGGCCCGGGATCAGGCCGACTTCGCGGCGCGCTGGTATGCCCCGGAAAACGACTTTCTCGGTGATCCGTTTTCGTCCCACGTCAATCCGGTGTTCTGGCGTTTCCACGGCTGGATCGACGATCGCATCGAAGACTGGTTCCGCGCCCATGAGCGTTTTCACCCGGGCGAGCTGAGCCGCCTGGAGGTTAACGGCGTGCCGTGGTTTGCGCCGGGGCGTTGGGTGGAAGTCGGCGACCCATGGCTCGGGCCGGATACTCACGGTTGCAGCACGACCCCGGGCCTGCAAACGGGGCGCTCGGTGGAAATGGACCCGGAAACCATGAAGCTGGCGTTGCGCATTACGTTTGGCGATGAAGACAGCATGAGCGACCTGTTGCGCAAAGTGCCGCGACGGCCGTGGTATGCGCGGCATTTGAAGGTCAAGGGGTGGCCGGTTTAA
- the pvdM gene encoding pyoverdine-tailoring dipeptidase-like protein PvdM, with protein sequence MKKTRSKKALYLGLPLALAISAGAGWLVWDYGFKDNPGYPVKVMKQATELQGRILSFDSHITVPLSFGAHGNEADKDGSGQFDLIKANRGRLSGAALTVFGWPEMWNGPNAPHRPTDGFVEEARNQQEVRYKIISGLVRDFPNQVGIAYTPDDFRRLHGEGKFAIFISMLNAYPLGNDLSKLDLWAARGMRMFGFSYIGNNSWADSSRPLPFFNDSPDALDGLSDIGKQAVQRLNDLGVIIDVSQMSTKGLEQVAQLSRTPMVASHSAPRASVDIPRNLSDKELQLIKNSGGVVQVVGFSQYLKPLTQGTQDKLNTLRTRFDLPPLPNLAMALMPGDPIITAWSEQKLGQYASGLYAILEEEPKATLKDLGDAIDYTVRKVGIDHVGIASDFNDGGGIKGWENVGEIRNVTAELIQRGYSEADIAKLWGGNFLRVWEQVQKAAKPTLISRQETVKP encoded by the coding sequence ATGAAAAAAACACGTTCGAAAAAAGCTCTGTACCTCGGCCTGCCACTGGCCCTGGCTATCAGTGCCGGCGCAGGCTGGCTGGTCTGGGATTACGGGTTCAAGGACAATCCCGGCTACCCGGTCAAGGTCATGAAACAGGCCACCGAACTGCAGGGGCGGATCCTTTCCTTCGACAGCCACATCACCGTCCCCCTGAGTTTCGGCGCCCACGGCAACGAGGCCGACAAGGACGGTTCCGGCCAGTTCGATTTGATCAAGGCCAACCGTGGCCGACTGTCCGGCGCGGCCCTGACAGTCTTCGGCTGGCCGGAAATGTGGAACGGCCCGAACGCGCCGCACAGGCCCACCGACGGTTTCGTCGAAGAAGCACGCAACCAGCAGGAAGTGCGCTACAAAATCATCTCCGGCCTGGTGCGCGATTTTCCCAATCAGGTCGGCATCGCCTACACCCCCGACGACTTCCGGCGCCTGCACGGCGAAGGCAAGTTTGCGATTTTCATCAGCATGCTCAACGCCTACCCGCTGGGCAATGACCTGAGCAAACTGGACCTGTGGGCCGCCCGCGGTATGCGCATGTTCGGTTTCAGCTACATCGGCAACAACAGCTGGGCCGATTCGTCACGACCGCTGCCGTTTTTCAACGACTCCCCCGATGCCCTCGATGGGCTGTCGGACATCGGCAAACAAGCGGTGCAACGCCTGAACGATCTGGGCGTGATCATTGATGTGTCGCAGATGTCGACCAAAGGCCTGGAGCAAGTGGCGCAACTGAGCCGCACGCCGATGGTGGCCTCGCACTCGGCGCCACGGGCCTCGGTGGACATCCCGCGCAACCTCAGCGACAAGGAGCTGCAGCTGATCAAGAACAGCGGCGGCGTGGTGCAGGTAGTCGGTTTCTCGCAATACCTCAAACCGCTGACCCAGGGCACACAGGACAAACTCAACACCCTGCGCACACGTTTCGATTTGCCGCCATTGCCCAACCTGGCGATGGCGCTGATGCCGGGCGACCCGATCATCACCGCCTGGTCAGAACAGAAGCTCGGTCAATACGCCAGCGGTCTGTACGCCATTCTCGAAGAAGAACCCAAGGCCACGCTCAAGGACCTCGGCGACGCCATCGATTACACCGTGCGCAAGGTCGGCATCGACCACGTCGGCATCGCTTCGGACTTCAACGACGGCGGCGGCATCAAGGGCTGGGAAAATGTCGGCGAAATCCGCAACGTCACCGCCGAACTGATCCAGCGCGGTTATTCCGAAGCCGATATCGCCAAGCTCTGGGGCGGTAACTTCCTGCGAGTCTGGGAACAGGTGCAAAAAGCCGCGAAGCCCACGCTGATTTCTCGACAGGAAACGGTAAAGCCATGA
- a CDS encoding aminotransferase class V-fold PLP-dependent enzyme — MSDRRTFLKQAGVLAAGLPLGASLGSSVAAAQMQTLPRDKWAQLRQLFEQDPNYIHFANFLVTSHPKPVREAIARHRAALDLNPGLAMDWDLGVTHQREENVRLWAGRYLQAKPTQIALTGSTTEGLAMIYGGVQVRADQEILTTVHEHYSTNNILHFRNQRDGTKVRKIQLFEQPQSISADQVLDTINRNIRPETRVLGMTWVHSGSGVKLPISDIARLVDEHNRQRDDKDRIVYVVDGVHGFGVEDLSFPAMNCDFFIAGTHKWMFGPRGTGIVCSRSEELKYVSPSVPTFSEATTFSTTMSPGGYHAFEHRWAVDEAFKLHLELGKADIQARIHQLNSYLKQRLLEQPGIELVTPVDPRFSAGFSFFRVKGQDGDAVAAHLMQNRIVSDAVSRDVGPVIRTAPGLLNTEAEVDRFIDVLGKKRSA; from the coding sequence ATGAGTGACCGTCGTACTTTTCTGAAACAGGCCGGGGTCCTCGCCGCCGGCCTGCCGTTGGGTGCCAGCCTCGGCTCATCGGTCGCCGCCGCGCAGATGCAAACCCTGCCCCGGGACAAATGGGCGCAATTGCGTCAGCTGTTCGAGCAGGACCCGAACTACATCCACTTTGCCAACTTCCTGGTGACCTCCCACCCCAAACCCGTGCGCGAGGCCATCGCCCGTCACCGCGCAGCTCTCGATCTGAATCCCGGTCTGGCCATGGACTGGGACCTGGGCGTGACCCACCAGCGCGAAGAAAACGTGCGGCTCTGGGCCGGTCGATATTTGCAGGCCAAACCGACACAGATCGCCCTCACAGGCAGCACCACCGAAGGCCTGGCGATGATTTATGGCGGCGTACAGGTGCGCGCCGATCAGGAAATCCTCACCACGGTTCACGAGCATTACTCCACAAACAACATCCTGCATTTTCGCAACCAGCGCGATGGCACCAAGGTGCGCAAAATTCAGTTGTTCGAGCAGCCACAGTCGATCTCGGCCGACCAAGTGCTGGATACCATCAACCGCAACATCCGCCCCGAGACCCGCGTGCTGGGCATGACCTGGGTGCACTCGGGCAGTGGCGTGAAGCTGCCGATCAGCGACATCGCCAGACTCGTGGATGAACACAATCGTCAGCGCGACGACAAGGACCGGATCGTTTACGTGGTCGACGGTGTGCACGGCTTTGGCGTCGAAGACCTGAGTTTCCCGGCGATGAACTGCGACTTTTTCATTGCCGGCACACACAAATGGATGTTCGGCCCCCGCGGCACCGGCATCGTTTGCAGCCGTAGCGAAGAGCTGAAATACGTCAGCCCGAGCGTGCCGACCTTCTCCGAAGCCACGACCTTCTCCACCACCATGTCCCCGGGCGGCTATCACGCCTTCGAACATCGCTGGGCCGTGGATGAAGCATTCAAATTGCACCTGGAACTGGGCAAGGCCGACATCCAGGCGCGCATCCATCAGCTCAACAGCTACCTGAAACAGCGATTGCTGGAACAGCCGGGCATCGAACTGGTCACCCCGGTCGATCCGAGGTTTTCGGCGGGTTTCAGCTTCTTCCGGGTCAAGGGTCAGGACGGCGATGCGGTGGCGGCTCACCTGATGCAAAACCGGATCGTCAGCGATGCGGTCAGTCGCGACGTCGGCCCGGTGATCCGCACCGCACCCGGCCTGCTCAATACCGAAGCCGAGGTGGACCGCTTCATCGACGTGCTGGGCAAAAAGCGCTCTGCGTGA
- a CDS encoding formylglycine-generating enzyme family protein, whose amino-acid sequence MKTLHMPSSLRNLSALALTALLAGLLPGAAQAANPPAPGKVFKDCKDCPEMVVLPAGRYTMGTPEDEVGHQPDEGPRHEVTFTRPFAISRFQVLVGEWDAYVRATGNTPADFDDRPGRRCTAGKPSFKQTARHPAVCMNVAEAEGYIAWLSKKTGHAYRMPSESIREYAARAGSTGSFPFAFDAGADYQISKNANTYGAADGYNFTSPAGTFPANAFGVFDMHGNVYEWVADCYREDYVGVPSDGSPWLEQNCKRQVMRGNDWGEAPVFSRSGNRNSSLPTSSGDWLGFRVVREL is encoded by the coding sequence ATGAAAACGCTGCATATGCCCTCTTCCCTGCGAAACCTATCGGCCCTGGCACTGACCGCACTGCTCGCCGGTCTGCTGCCCGGCGCCGCCCAGGCCGCGAACCCGCCTGCTCCCGGCAAGGTGTTCAAGGACTGCAAGGACTGTCCGGAAATGGTCGTGCTGCCCGCCGGCCGCTACACCATGGGCACGCCAGAGGATGAAGTCGGCCACCAGCCCGATGAAGGCCCGCGGCATGAAGTGACCTTCACCCGCCCTTTCGCCATCAGCCGCTTCCAGGTACTGGTCGGCGAATGGGACGCGTACGTGCGCGCCACCGGCAACACTCCCGCCGACTTCGATGATCGCCCGGGCCGTCGCTGCACGGCCGGCAAACCCAGCTTCAAACAGACCGCACGCCACCCGGCCGTGTGCATGAACGTTGCCGAAGCCGAGGGCTACATTGCCTGGCTGTCGAAGAAAACCGGTCATGCCTATCGCATGCCCAGCGAGTCGATCCGTGAGTACGCCGCCCGCGCCGGCAGTACCGGGTCTTTCCCGTTTGCGTTCGATGCAGGCGCCGACTACCAGATCTCCAAAAACGCCAACACCTACGGCGCCGCCGACGGCTACAACTTCACCTCCCCGGCCGGCACCTTCCCGGCCAACGCCTTTGGCGTGTTCGACATGCACGGCAATGTCTACGAGTGGGTCGCCGACTGCTACCGCGAAGACTATGTCGGGGTGCCCAGCGATGGCAGTCCGTGGCTGGAGCAGAACTGCAAACGCCAGGTCATGCGCGGCAACGACTGGGGCGAAGCGCCGGTGTTTTCCCGCTCCGGCAATCGCAACAGCAGCCTGCCCACCAGCAGCGGCGACTGGCTGGGGTTTCGCGTGGTGCGTGAGCTCTGA